A DNA window from Mastomys coucha isolate ucsf_1 unplaced genomic scaffold, UCSF_Mcou_1 pScaffold21, whole genome shotgun sequence contains the following coding sequences:
- the Arhgef1 gene encoding rho guanine nucleotide exchange factor 1 isoform X9: MGEVAGGAAPGPPRSGLVSIIIGAEDEDFENELEAVSRNSEDQNSQFQSLEQVKRRPAHLMALLQHVALQFEPGPLLCCLHADMLSSLGPKEAKKAFLDFYHSFLEKTAVLRVPVPPNVAFELDRTRPDLISEDVQRRFIQEVVQSQQAAVSRQLEDFRSKRLMGMTPWEQELSLLEPWIGKDRGNYEARERHVAERLLSHLEEIQHTISTDEEKSAAVVTAISLYMRHLGVRTKSGDKKSGRNFFRKKVMGNRRSDEPPKTKKGLSSILDPARWNRGEPSAPDCRHLKVEVDAEKPGPADRKGGLGTSSRDRTVGTPGQDNPGISLHPLSTDSLDSRDPGVDTPQEPGDTPPQGPTSLEPLVPPESTEDNGETESPEPGDDGEPGRSGLELEPEEPPGWRELVPPDTLLSLPKSQVKRQEVISELLVTEAAHVRMLRVLHDLFYQPMADGGFFPLEELQNIFPSLDELIEVHSLFLDRLMKRRQESGYLIEEIGDVLLARFDGAEGSWFQKISSRFCSRQSFALEQLKAKQRKEPRFCAFVQEAESRPRCRRLQLKDMIPTEMQRLTKYPLLLQSIGQNTEEPAERGKVELAAECCREILHHVNQAVRDMEDLLRLKDYQRRLDLTHIRQSSDPMLSEFKNLDITKKKLVHEGPLTWRVTKDKAVEVHVLLLDDLLLLLQRQDERLLLKSHSRTLTPTPDGKTMLRPVLRLTSAMTREVATDHKAFYVIFTWDHEAQIYELVAQTSSERKNWCALITETAGSLKVPAPASRHKPRPSPSSTREPLLSSSENGTGGTEIAPADARTERILNDLLPFCRPGPEGQLAATALQKVLSLKQILLSTEEDSGAGPPSNGDGVPGGGAPSPAHTQEIEENLLSLEVAIRQLEELEEEFCRLRPLLSQLGGTLSPNLAAPERSAQTGLS, from the exons ATGGGGGAAGTCGCCGGAGGGGCG GCCCCAGGGCCTCCCCGGTCTGGCCTGGTGTCCATCATCATCGGGGCTGAGGATGAGGATTTTGAGAACGAGCTGGAGGCGGTGAGCAGG AACTCAGAAGATCAAAACAGCCAATTCCAGAGCCTGGAGCAAGTGAAACGACGCCCAGCCCACCTCATGGCCCTCCTGCAGCACGTGGCCCTGCAGTTCGAGCCAGGACCACTG CTCTGCTGCCTGCACGCAGACATGCTAAGCTCACTGGGCCCCAAAGAAGCCAAGAAAGCCTTCCTCGACTTCTATCACAGTTTCCTGGAGAAGACTGCG GTTCTTCGGGTGCCCGTCCCTCCCAATGTCGCTTTTGAACTTG ATCGTACTCGGCCTGATCTCATCTCTGAGGATGTCCAGAGGCGGTTCATACAAGAGGTGGTGCAGAGCCAGCAGGCAGCCGTGAGCCGTCAGCTAGAGGACTTCCGCTCCAAGCGGCTCATGGGCATGACGCCCTGGGAGCAGGAACTGAGCCTGCTAGAACCTTGGATTGGGAAAGACCGAGGCAACTATGAGGCCCGGGAGCGGCATGTTGCAGAGCGGCTGCTCTCCCACCTAGAGGAAATCCA aCATACCATCTCTACAGATGAAGAGAAAAG CGCTGCTGTGGTCACTGCCATCAGCCTCTATATGCGCCACCTTGGGGTCCGGACCAAGAGTGGGGACAAGAAGTCAGGGAGGAACTTCTTCCGGAAAAAG GTGATGGGGAATCGGAGGTCAGATGAGCCCCCCAAGACAAAGAAAGGGCTGAGCAGTATCCTAGATCCTGCCCGTTGGAACCGGGGAGAGCCATCTG CTCCAGATTGTCGACATCTAAAGGTCGAGGTTGATG CAGAGAAGCCAGGCCCTGCAGATCGGAAGGGAGGCCTGGGTACGTCTTCTCGGGACAGGACTGTTGGGACTCCTGGGCAGGACAACCCAGGAATCTCCCTGCACCCTCTGTCTACAGACAGCCTCGACTCCCGGGATCCAG GTGTGGATACCCCGCAGGAGCCAGGGGATACACCTCCACAGGGCCCTACCAGCCTGGAGCCCCTGGTGCCCCCAGAGAGCACGGAGGACAATGGCGAGACTGAGAG CCCTGAGCCTGGAGATGATGGGGAGCCAGGACGCTCAGGCCTGGAACTGGAACCAGAAGAACCTCCTGGGTGGAGGGAACTCGTTCCCCCAGACACTCTGCTCAGCCTGCCCAAAAGCCAAGTGAAGCGGCAAGAAGTCATCAGCG AGCTGCTGGTGACGGAGGCAGCTCACGTGCGCATGCTACGGGTACTGCATGACCTCTTCTACCAGCCCATGGCAGATGGAGGCTTCTTCCCTCTGGAGGAGCTGCAGAACATCTTCCCCAGCCTGGATGAGCTCATCGAGGTGCACT CCCTGTTCCTCGATCGCTTGATGAAGCGGAGACAAGAGAGTGGCTACCTCATTGAGGAGATCGGTGATGTGCTACTGGCCCGG TTCGATGGTGCTGAGGGTTCATGGTTCCAGAAGATCTCCTCCCGCTTCTGCAGCCGCCAGTCATTCGCTCTAGAGCAGCTCAAAGCCAAGCAGCGCAAGGAGCCTCGATTCTGTGCCTTCGTGCAG gaagctgagagccgCCCACGATGCCGGCGCCTACAATTAAAGGACATGATCCCCACTGAGATGCAGCGACTGACCAAGTACCCACTGCTGCTACAGAGTATTGGGCAGAACACAG AAGAGCCTGCGGAACGGGGGAAAGTGGAGCTTGCCGCTGAGTGCTGCCGTGAGATTCTGCACCATGTCAATCAAGCCGTCCGTGACATGGAGGACCTGCTG CGGCTCAAGGATTACCAGCGTCGCCTGGACTTGACTCACATACGGCAGAGCAGTGACCCTATGCTGAGCGAGTTCAAG aaCCTTGACATCACTAAGAAGAAGTTGGTCCATGAAGGCCCCCTCACATGGCGAGTAACCAAAGACAAAGCTGTAG AGGTGCACGTGCTCTTGCTGGAcgacctgctgctgctgctccagcgCCAGGATGAGAGGCTGCTGCTCAAGTCGCACAGCCGGACACTGACACCCACGCCTGACGGCAAGACCATGCTTCGGCCTGTGCTCCGGCTCACCTCTGCCATGACCCGAGAGGTGGCCACTG ATCACAAAGCTTTCTACGTCATTTTTACCTGGGACCATGAAGCCCAGATATATGAGCTGGTGGCACAGACATCGTCAGAACGCAAGAA CTGGTGTGCCCTCATCACTGAGACTGCCGGATCCCTGAAggtccctgcccctgcctcccgcCACAAACCCCGGCCCAGCCCAAGCAG CACCCGAGAGCCCCTGCTAAGCAGCTCTGAGAATGGCACTGGAGGCACAGAGATTGCTCCAGCTGATG CCCGGACAGAGCGGATCCTCAATGACCTCCTGCCCTTCTGCAGACCAGGCCCAGAGGGCCAACTTGCTGCCACAGCCCTTCAAAAAG TACTGTCCCTGAAACAGATCCTGTTAAGCACTGAGGAAGACAGTGGAGCGGGGCCTCCCAGCAATGGTGATGGGGTGCCTGGTGGTGGTGCCCCCAGCCCAGCACACACCCAGGAGATTGAGGAAAACCTGCTTAGCCTAGAAGTGGCCATCAGACAACTGGAG GAGTTAGAAGAGGAATTTTGTCGCCTAAGacccctcctgtctcagcttggAGGGACTCTGTCCCCCAACCTGGCTGCACCTGAACGCTCTGCTCAGACAG GCCTTTCATGA
- the Arhgef1 gene encoding rho guanine nucleotide exchange factor 1 isoform X10, with amino-acid sequence MGEVAGGAAPGPPRSGLVSIIIGAEDEDFENELEANSEDQNSQFQSLEQVKRRPAHLMALLQHVALQFEPGPLLCCLHADMLSSLGPKEAKKAFLDFYHSFLEKTAVLRVPVPPNVAFELDRTRPDLISEDVQRRFIQEVVQSQQAAVSRQLEDFRSKRLMGMTPWEQELSLLEPWIGKDRGNYEARERHVAERLLSHLEEIQHTISTDEEKSAAVVTAISLYMRHLGVRTKSGDKKSGRNFFRKKVMGNRRSDEPPKTKKGLSSILDPARWNRGEPSAPDCRHLKVEVDAEKPGPADRKGGLGTSSRDRTVGTPGQDNPGISLHPLSTDSLDSRDPGVDTPQEPGDTPPQGPTSLEPLVPPESTEDNGETESPEPGDDGEPGRSGLELEPEEPPGWRELVPPDTLLSLPKSQVKRQEVISELLVTEAAHVRMLRVLHDLFYQPMADGGFFPLEELQNIFPSLDELIEVHSLFLDRLMKRRQESGYLIEEIGDVLLARFDGAEGSWFQKISSRFCSRQSFALEQLKAKQRKEPRFCAFVQEAESRPRCRRLQLKDMIPTEMQRLTKYPLLLQSIGQNTEEPAERGKVELAAECCREILHHVNQAVRDMEDLLRLKDYQRRLDLTHIRQSSDPMLSEFKNLDITKKKLVHEGPLTWRVTKDKAVEVHVLLLDDLLLLLQRQDERLLLKSHSRTLTPTPDGKTMLRPVLRLTSAMTREVATDHKAFYVIFTWDHEAQIYELVAQTSSERKNWCALITETAGSLKVPAPASRHKPRPSPSSTREPLLSSSENGTGGTEIAPADARTERILNDLLPFCRPGPEGQLAATALQKVLSLKQILLSTEEDSGAGPPSNGDGVPGGGAPSPAHTQEIEENLLSLEVAIRQLEELEEEFCRLRPLLSQLGGTLSPNLAAPERSAQTGLS; translated from the exons ATGGGGGAAGTCGCCGGAGGGGCG GCCCCAGGGCCTCCCCGGTCTGGCCTGGTGTCCATCATCATCGGGGCTGAGGATGAGGATTTTGAGAACGAGCTGGAGGCG AACTCAGAAGATCAAAACAGCCAATTCCAGAGCCTGGAGCAAGTGAAACGACGCCCAGCCCACCTCATGGCCCTCCTGCAGCACGTGGCCCTGCAGTTCGAGCCAGGACCACTG CTCTGCTGCCTGCACGCAGACATGCTAAGCTCACTGGGCCCCAAAGAAGCCAAGAAAGCCTTCCTCGACTTCTATCACAGTTTCCTGGAGAAGACTGCG GTTCTTCGGGTGCCCGTCCCTCCCAATGTCGCTTTTGAACTTG ATCGTACTCGGCCTGATCTCATCTCTGAGGATGTCCAGAGGCGGTTCATACAAGAGGTGGTGCAGAGCCAGCAGGCAGCCGTGAGCCGTCAGCTAGAGGACTTCCGCTCCAAGCGGCTCATGGGCATGACGCCCTGGGAGCAGGAACTGAGCCTGCTAGAACCTTGGATTGGGAAAGACCGAGGCAACTATGAGGCCCGGGAGCGGCATGTTGCAGAGCGGCTGCTCTCCCACCTAGAGGAAATCCA aCATACCATCTCTACAGATGAAGAGAAAAG CGCTGCTGTGGTCACTGCCATCAGCCTCTATATGCGCCACCTTGGGGTCCGGACCAAGAGTGGGGACAAGAAGTCAGGGAGGAACTTCTTCCGGAAAAAG GTGATGGGGAATCGGAGGTCAGATGAGCCCCCCAAGACAAAGAAAGGGCTGAGCAGTATCCTAGATCCTGCCCGTTGGAACCGGGGAGAGCCATCTG CTCCAGATTGTCGACATCTAAAGGTCGAGGTTGATG CAGAGAAGCCAGGCCCTGCAGATCGGAAGGGAGGCCTGGGTACGTCTTCTCGGGACAGGACTGTTGGGACTCCTGGGCAGGACAACCCAGGAATCTCCCTGCACCCTCTGTCTACAGACAGCCTCGACTCCCGGGATCCAG GTGTGGATACCCCGCAGGAGCCAGGGGATACACCTCCACAGGGCCCTACCAGCCTGGAGCCCCTGGTGCCCCCAGAGAGCACGGAGGACAATGGCGAGACTGAGAG CCCTGAGCCTGGAGATGATGGGGAGCCAGGACGCTCAGGCCTGGAACTGGAACCAGAAGAACCTCCTGGGTGGAGGGAACTCGTTCCCCCAGACACTCTGCTCAGCCTGCCCAAAAGCCAAGTGAAGCGGCAAGAAGTCATCAGCG AGCTGCTGGTGACGGAGGCAGCTCACGTGCGCATGCTACGGGTACTGCATGACCTCTTCTACCAGCCCATGGCAGATGGAGGCTTCTTCCCTCTGGAGGAGCTGCAGAACATCTTCCCCAGCCTGGATGAGCTCATCGAGGTGCACT CCCTGTTCCTCGATCGCTTGATGAAGCGGAGACAAGAGAGTGGCTACCTCATTGAGGAGATCGGTGATGTGCTACTGGCCCGG TTCGATGGTGCTGAGGGTTCATGGTTCCAGAAGATCTCCTCCCGCTTCTGCAGCCGCCAGTCATTCGCTCTAGAGCAGCTCAAAGCCAAGCAGCGCAAGGAGCCTCGATTCTGTGCCTTCGTGCAG gaagctgagagccgCCCACGATGCCGGCGCCTACAATTAAAGGACATGATCCCCACTGAGATGCAGCGACTGACCAAGTACCCACTGCTGCTACAGAGTATTGGGCAGAACACAG AAGAGCCTGCGGAACGGGGGAAAGTGGAGCTTGCCGCTGAGTGCTGCCGTGAGATTCTGCACCATGTCAATCAAGCCGTCCGTGACATGGAGGACCTGCTG CGGCTCAAGGATTACCAGCGTCGCCTGGACTTGACTCACATACGGCAGAGCAGTGACCCTATGCTGAGCGAGTTCAAG aaCCTTGACATCACTAAGAAGAAGTTGGTCCATGAAGGCCCCCTCACATGGCGAGTAACCAAAGACAAAGCTGTAG AGGTGCACGTGCTCTTGCTGGAcgacctgctgctgctgctccagcgCCAGGATGAGAGGCTGCTGCTCAAGTCGCACAGCCGGACACTGACACCCACGCCTGACGGCAAGACCATGCTTCGGCCTGTGCTCCGGCTCACCTCTGCCATGACCCGAGAGGTGGCCACTG ATCACAAAGCTTTCTACGTCATTTTTACCTGGGACCATGAAGCCCAGATATATGAGCTGGTGGCACAGACATCGTCAGAACGCAAGAA CTGGTGTGCCCTCATCACTGAGACTGCCGGATCCCTGAAggtccctgcccctgcctcccgcCACAAACCCCGGCCCAGCCCAAGCAG CACCCGAGAGCCCCTGCTAAGCAGCTCTGAGAATGGCACTGGAGGCACAGAGATTGCTCCAGCTGATG CCCGGACAGAGCGGATCCTCAATGACCTCCTGCCCTTCTGCAGACCAGGCCCAGAGGGCCAACTTGCTGCCACAGCCCTTCAAAAAG TACTGTCCCTGAAACAGATCCTGTTAAGCACTGAGGAAGACAGTGGAGCGGGGCCTCCCAGCAATGGTGATGGGGTGCCTGGTGGTGGTGCCCCCAGCCCAGCACACACCCAGGAGATTGAGGAAAACCTGCTTAGCCTAGAAGTGGCCATCAGACAACTGGAG GAGTTAGAAGAGGAATTTTGTCGCCTAAGacccctcctgtctcagcttggAGGGACTCTGTCCCCCAACCTGGCTGCACCTGAACGCTCTGCTCAGACAG GCCTTTCATGA
- the Arhgef1 gene encoding rho guanine nucleotide exchange factor 1 isoform X6, which translates to MGEVAGGAAPGPPRSGLVSIIIGAEDEDFENELEAVSRNSEDQNSQFQSLEQVKRRPAHLMALLQHVALQFEPGPLLCCLHADMLSSLGPKEAKKAFLDFYHSFLEKTAVLRVPVPPNVAFELDRTRPDLISEDVQRRFIQEVVQSQQAAVSRQLEDFRSKRLMGMTPWEQELSLLEPWIGKDRGNYEARERHVAERLLSHLEEIQHTISTDEEKSAAVVTAISLYMRHLGVRTKSGDKKSGRNFFRKKVMGNRRSDEPPKTKKGLSSILDPARWNRGEPSAPDCRHLKVEVDAEKPGPADRKGGLGTSSRDRTVGTPGQDNPGISLHPLSTDSLDSRDPGVDTPQEPGDTPPQGPTSLEPLVPPESTEDNGETERLSGRLGRSESLRVSDRRRPSRGSLGAKGRGGGRSRSDVDMDPGSATAVLGPTRRATYVTSPFPEPGDDGEPGRSGLELEPEEPPGWRELVPPDTLLSLPKSQVKRQEVISELLVTEAAHVRMLRVLHDLFYQPMADGGFFPLEELQNIFPSLDELIEVHSLFLDRLMKRRQESGYLIEEIGDVLLARFDGAEGSWFQKISSRFCSRQSFALEQLKAKQRKEPRFCAFVQEAESRPRCRRLQLKDMIPTEMQRLTKYPLLLQSIGQNTEEPAERGKVELAAECCREILHHVNQAVRDMEDLLRLKDYQRRLDLTHIRQSSDPMLSEFKNLDITKKKLVHEGPLTWRVTKDKAVEVHVLLLDDLLLLLQRQDERLLLKSHSRTLTPTPDGKTMLRPVLRLTSAMTREVATDHKAFYVIFTWDHEAQIYELVAQTSSERKNWCALITETAGSLKVPAPASRHKPRPSPSSTREPLLSSSENGTGGTEIAPADARTERILNDLLPFCRPGPEGQLAATALQKVLSLKQILLSTEEDSGAGPPSNGDGVPGGGAPSPAHTQEIEENLLSLEVAIRQLEELEEEFCRLRPLLSQLGGTLSPNLAAPERSAQTGLS; encoded by the exons ATGGGGGAAGTCGCCGGAGGGGCG GCCCCAGGGCCTCCCCGGTCTGGCCTGGTGTCCATCATCATCGGGGCTGAGGATGAGGATTTTGAGAACGAGCTGGAGGCGGTGAGCAGG AACTCAGAAGATCAAAACAGCCAATTCCAGAGCCTGGAGCAAGTGAAACGACGCCCAGCCCACCTCATGGCCCTCCTGCAGCACGTGGCCCTGCAGTTCGAGCCAGGACCACTG CTCTGCTGCCTGCACGCAGACATGCTAAGCTCACTGGGCCCCAAAGAAGCCAAGAAAGCCTTCCTCGACTTCTATCACAGTTTCCTGGAGAAGACTGCG GTTCTTCGGGTGCCCGTCCCTCCCAATGTCGCTTTTGAACTTG ATCGTACTCGGCCTGATCTCATCTCTGAGGATGTCCAGAGGCGGTTCATACAAGAGGTGGTGCAGAGCCAGCAGGCAGCCGTGAGCCGTCAGCTAGAGGACTTCCGCTCCAAGCGGCTCATGGGCATGACGCCCTGGGAGCAGGAACTGAGCCTGCTAGAACCTTGGATTGGGAAAGACCGAGGCAACTATGAGGCCCGGGAGCGGCATGTTGCAGAGCGGCTGCTCTCCCACCTAGAGGAAATCCA aCATACCATCTCTACAGATGAAGAGAAAAG CGCTGCTGTGGTCACTGCCATCAGCCTCTATATGCGCCACCTTGGGGTCCGGACCAAGAGTGGGGACAAGAAGTCAGGGAGGAACTTCTTCCGGAAAAAG GTGATGGGGAATCGGAGGTCAGATGAGCCCCCCAAGACAAAGAAAGGGCTGAGCAGTATCCTAGATCCTGCCCGTTGGAACCGGGGAGAGCCATCTG CTCCAGATTGTCGACATCTAAAGGTCGAGGTTGATG CAGAGAAGCCAGGCCCTGCAGATCGGAAGGGAGGCCTGGGTACGTCTTCTCGGGACAGGACTGTTGGGACTCCTGGGCAGGACAACCCAGGAATCTCCCTGCACCCTCTGTCTACAGACAGCCTCGACTCCCGGGATCCAG GTGTGGATACCCCGCAGGAGCCAGGGGATACACCTCCACAGGGCCCTACCAGCCTGGAGCCCCTGGTGCCCCCAGAGAGCACGGAGGACAATGGCGAGACTGAGAG GCTGTCAGGGCGTCTGGGGCGCTCAGAGAGCCTGCGGGTGAGTGACCGCCGCCGGCCTTCCCGGGGCAGCCTCGGGGCTAAGGGCCGGGGTGGGGGCCGTTCCCGGAGCGACGTGGACATGGACCCAGGCTCCGCTACGGCCGTGCTTGGCCCTACCCGACGAGCCACGTACGTCACTTCCCCCTT CCCTGAGCCTGGAGATGATGGGGAGCCAGGACGCTCAGGCCTGGAACTGGAACCAGAAGAACCTCCTGGGTGGAGGGAACTCGTTCCCCCAGACACTCTGCTCAGCCTGCCCAAAAGCCAAGTGAAGCGGCAAGAAGTCATCAGCG AGCTGCTGGTGACGGAGGCAGCTCACGTGCGCATGCTACGGGTACTGCATGACCTCTTCTACCAGCCCATGGCAGATGGAGGCTTCTTCCCTCTGGAGGAGCTGCAGAACATCTTCCCCAGCCTGGATGAGCTCATCGAGGTGCACT CCCTGTTCCTCGATCGCTTGATGAAGCGGAGACAAGAGAGTGGCTACCTCATTGAGGAGATCGGTGATGTGCTACTGGCCCGG TTCGATGGTGCTGAGGGTTCATGGTTCCAGAAGATCTCCTCCCGCTTCTGCAGCCGCCAGTCATTCGCTCTAGAGCAGCTCAAAGCCAAGCAGCGCAAGGAGCCTCGATTCTGTGCCTTCGTGCAG gaagctgagagccgCCCACGATGCCGGCGCCTACAATTAAAGGACATGATCCCCACTGAGATGCAGCGACTGACCAAGTACCCACTGCTGCTACAGAGTATTGGGCAGAACACAG AAGAGCCTGCGGAACGGGGGAAAGTGGAGCTTGCCGCTGAGTGCTGCCGTGAGATTCTGCACCATGTCAATCAAGCCGTCCGTGACATGGAGGACCTGCTG CGGCTCAAGGATTACCAGCGTCGCCTGGACTTGACTCACATACGGCAGAGCAGTGACCCTATGCTGAGCGAGTTCAAG aaCCTTGACATCACTAAGAAGAAGTTGGTCCATGAAGGCCCCCTCACATGGCGAGTAACCAAAGACAAAGCTGTAG AGGTGCACGTGCTCTTGCTGGAcgacctgctgctgctgctccagcgCCAGGATGAGAGGCTGCTGCTCAAGTCGCACAGCCGGACACTGACACCCACGCCTGACGGCAAGACCATGCTTCGGCCTGTGCTCCGGCTCACCTCTGCCATGACCCGAGAGGTGGCCACTG ATCACAAAGCTTTCTACGTCATTTTTACCTGGGACCATGAAGCCCAGATATATGAGCTGGTGGCACAGACATCGTCAGAACGCAAGAA CTGGTGTGCCCTCATCACTGAGACTGCCGGATCCCTGAAggtccctgcccctgcctcccgcCACAAACCCCGGCCCAGCCCAAGCAG CACCCGAGAGCCCCTGCTAAGCAGCTCTGAGAATGGCACTGGAGGCACAGAGATTGCTCCAGCTGATG CCCGGACAGAGCGGATCCTCAATGACCTCCTGCCCTTCTGCAGACCAGGCCCAGAGGGCCAACTTGCTGCCACAGCCCTTCAAAAAG TACTGTCCCTGAAACAGATCCTGTTAAGCACTGAGGAAGACAGTGGAGCGGGGCCTCCCAGCAATGGTGATGGGGTGCCTGGTGGTGGTGCCCCCAGCCCAGCACACACCCAGGAGATTGAGGAAAACCTGCTTAGCCTAGAAGTGGCCATCAGACAACTGGAG GAGTTAGAAGAGGAATTTTGTCGCCTAAGacccctcctgtctcagcttggAGGGACTCTGTCCCCCAACCTGGCTGCACCTGAACGCTCTGCTCAGACAG GCCTTTCATGA